In Metarhizium brunneum chromosome 3, complete sequence, a genomic segment contains:
- the PfmaC gene encoding MFS transporter PfmaC, with amino-acid sequence MGSFCRFGTKNAPHVPAPARSKEERSLVQRLDVFLLTFGCISQIIKFLDQSNINNAYVSGMKEDLGLWGNELNLFTTYFNIAYCIMLIPSQIIMTYVRPSWWLPSLEVIWGVITGLVAMTTSVKQVYILRVFLGLCESAAYPGMITLFMCWYTPLEMAKRIGFYHSCQAVGQMMSGAMQASIVKTMDGRYGLVGWRWLFVINAIITVVWGFAGYFMIPDSPGSPNPWAFWFKRVHSEYALHRLERENRLDAKPITWAAAKRIFSTWLVYVIGVMYIAMVLGTSGYNYFGLFLKSIKNSDGSPRWTTVQVNLIPIGGSAINVVFVWIWAFLSDILRTRWTLIVLQAAIAIIVAIILTIWTTNPSETPLSAAYAAYFMAHVPLGTAPLIWAWLSDLAPQGPEERSLTVGAAIAGYYSISAWSQVLVWPASQAPYYKYGWQSSIAVCALVIILAMILRAVDVKYFKPRRKAALEVAIKQETSPTIEDAKVDSRAEIRHV; translated from the exons ATGGGCAGTTTCTGTCGTTTTGGGACAAAAAACGCACCGCATGTACCGGCGCCTGCGCGGTCCAAGGAGGAGAGAAGCTTGGTGCAAAGGTTGGACGTGTTCCTGTTGACCTTTGGGTGTATTTCCCAGA TTATCAA ATTCCTGGATCAGTCCAACATAAACAACGCCTATGTGTCCGGCATGAAAGAGGACCTGGGGCTCTGGGGCAACGAGCTGAACCT ATTTACCACCTACTTCAACATTGCGTACTGCATCATGCTCATCCCCTCTCAAATCATCATGACCTACGTGCGACCAAGTTGGTGGCTGCCCTCGCTGGAAGTCATCTGGGGTGTCATCACGGGGCTGGTCGCCATGACTACCAGTGTGAAGCAGGTGTATATACTGCGGGTGTTTTTGGGACTGTGCGAGAGCGCAGCATATCCCGGCATGATCACGCTGTTTA TGTGCTGGTACACGCCGCTGGAAATGGCCAAGAGGATCGGCTTCTACCATTCCTGCCAGGCAGTTGGGCAGATGATGTCGGGGGCTATGCAGGCGTCCATTGTGAAAACCATGGATGGTCGCTACGGCCTTGTCGGGTGGAG GTGGCTCTTtgtcatcaatgccatcatcaccgtcGTTTGGGGCTTCGCAGGCTACTTCATGATTCCCGACTCCCCAGGGAGTCCCAATCCATGGGCATTCTGGTTCAAGAGGGTCCATTCAGAGTATGCTCTCCATCGACTCGAGAGGGAGAATCGGCTGGATGCAAAACCCATTACTTGGGCCGCAGCCAA ACGCATATTCTCCACGTGGTTGGTATACGTCATTGGGGTCATGTACATCGCCATGGTCCTTGGAACGTCGGGATACAACTACTTTGGTCTGTTCCTGAAATCCATCAAGAATAGCGACGGCTCACCGAGATGGACCACTGTGCAGGTCAATCTGATTCCAATTGGCGGCAGTGCTATAAACGTTGTTTTTG TTTGGATCTGGGCATTCTTGTCCGACATTTTGAGAACGCGATGGACCTTGATTGTGCTGCAAG cggccattgccatcatcgtGGCCATCATTCTGACCATCTGGACGACGAATCCGAGCGAGACTCCGTTGTCAGCGGCGTATGCTGCTTATTTCATGGCGCATGTTCCACTTGGAACTGCGCCGCTCATTTGGGCGTGGCTTTCTGATCT CGCGCCACAAGGACCTGAAGAACGATCACTCACTGTCGGTGCCGCTATTGCTGGCTACTATTCCATTTCGGCATGGAGCCAAGTTCTCGTCTGGCCCGCCAGCCAGGCACCATATT ATAAATACGGCTGGCAGTCGTCCATTGCAGTGTGCGCCCTCGTCATTATCCTGGCCATGATTCTTCGTGCCGTTGACGTGAAATACTTCAA GCCGAGGAGAAAGGCAGCATTGGAGGTTGCTATCAAGCAGGAAACTAGTCCGACTATTGAAGACGCAAAGGTAGATTCGAGGGCGGAAATTAGACATGTTTGA
- the SOD5 gene encoding Cell surface Cu-only superoxide dismutase, translating into MRFSTLLVAGISAIAHATHDAPVVLNNPHVTYQAVFPKDAFYHGNIHGNVCGSVRASRGPHGRGVRFDVRLENLPKEGGPFLYHIHEDRVPADGNCTKTLAHLDPYGRGEDPPCDSRAKDSCQVGDLSGKYGQPKRGLEIWYFDNYTSLAEGTPAFLGNRSIVVHFANKTRITCANFEKLSGCPA; encoded by the exons ATGCGCTTCTCAACCCTCTTGGTAGCTGGCATCTCCGCCATCGCCCACGCCACCCACGACGCGCCCGTCGTCCTCAACAACCCTCACGTCACCTACCAAGCCGTCTTCCCCAAAGATGCCTTCTACCACGGCAACATACACGGCAACGTTTGCGGGAGCGTACGAGCCTCGCGTGGCCCGCACGGCAGGGGCGTCAGGTTCGACGTCCGCCTTGAGAACCTGCCCAAGGAGGGCGGACCATTCC TCTACCACATCCACGAGGACCGCGTCCCCGCCGATGGCAACTGCACCAAGACGCTCGCCCACCTGGACCCGTACGGCAGAGGCGAAGATCCCCCTTGCGATAGCAGGGCCAAGGATTCCTGCCAGGTGGGCGATCTCAGCGGCAAGTATGGCCAGCCCAAGCGAGGGTTGGAGATTTGGTACTTCGACAACTATACGTCTCTGGCCGAAGGGACCCCGGCCTTTTTGGGCAACAGGTCGATTGTGGTGCATTTTGCGAACAAGACGAGGATCACCTGTGCCAATTTTGAGAAGCTCTCCGGGTGTCCTGCGTAG
- the BRX1_1 gene encoding Ribosome biogenesis protein BRX1, producing the protein MVSVYKRLSTVTRIKSGAEDGSPKAKPMNAQRVLLLSSRGINARHRHLINDLAALLPHSRRESKFDSKKNLHDLNELADLYNCNNLLFLEARKQQDLYMHISKAPNGPRARFHVQNLHTMSELNFMGNTLKGSRPILSFDTAFNGEPYLRLLHELLTHTFGVPPTARKAKPFIDRVLAFIVADDRIWVRHYQIAKEEDDATKDEKLSLREIGPRFCLKPIYIQEGSFGGPIIYENKQFVSPNQVRADLRRRD; encoded by the exons ATGGTCTCCGTATACAAGAGGCTCTCTACCGTCACTCGtatcaagtctggtgccgAGGATGGCTCCCCAAAAGCCAAACCAATGAATGCGCAGAGAGTCCTGTTGCTGTCTTCGCGGGGCATCAACGCACG TCACCGACATCTCATCAACGATCTCGCTGCCCTCCTTCCTCACTCCCGCAGAGAGTCTAAATTCGATTCCAAGAAGAACCTTCACGATCTGAACGAGCTCGCCGACCTATACAACTGCAACAAT TTGCTCTTTCTAGAGGCTCGAAAGCAGCAGGATCTCTACATGCACATTTCCAAAGCCCCCAACGGACCCCGAGCTCGATTCCATGTCCAGAACTTACACACCAT GTCCGAACTCAACTTTATGGGAAATACCTTGAAGGGGTCGAGACCAATACTGTCCTTCGACACCGCATTCAATGGCGAGCCTTACCTTCGTCTCCTCCACGAGCTCCTGACCCACACATTCGGCGTACCACCCACTGCGAGGAAAGCCAAGCCTTTCATCGACAGAGTGCTAGCCTTCATTGTGGCTGACGACCGCATCTGGGTACGCCACTATCAGATCGCCAAAGAGGAAGACGATGCGACCAAGGACGAGAAGCTATCTCTCCGTGAAATTGGCCCTC GTTTCTGTTTGAAGCCCATCTACATCCAGGAGGGGTCATTCGGCGGTCCGATCATCTATGAAAATAAGCAGTTCGTTTCACCCAACCAGGTCCGGGCAGATCTCCGGAGACGCGACTAA
- the mtr_3 gene encoding N amino acid transport system protein translates to MSSKSGSSGLEGEERHLSVVGGEHLGSDGDAGVRDAVFGNLTEKGPNYRNVGWVGTVALMMKTQIGLGVLSIPATFDTLGLIPGLICLLTIAGITTWSDHIVGVFKRRHPEVYGIDDAGGLMFGRIGREAFGAAFCVYWIFVAGSGMLGISISLNAMSSHGACTAVFVAVAAIIGFILSSIRTLGRISWLAWIGLTGILVSIVLVTIAVGVQDRPAAAPQQGPWVSGFELFKTPSFTSAVSAISSIVFAYAGTPAFFAIAAEMREPRHYTRCLLICQAGVTVTYVSIGAVVYYFCGSYVASPALGSAGAVVKRIAYGLALPGLVATTTIVIHFPAKYAFVRILRGSRHLTANNLVHWATWLSCTLVTTVIAYLIASGIPVFGGLVSLIGALLGTLMSFQPMGCMWLYDNWSKGKQDRTVKWVLMVIFSVFVVVSGTFLMITGTYGSVVGIIDSYKKSGGSGAWTCADNSNSA, encoded by the exons ATGTCCAGCAAGTCCGGGTCCTCTGGCCTCGAGGGCGAGGAGCGACACCTGTCGGTGGTGGGAGGCGAGCACCTGGGTTCCGACGGCGACGCAGGCGTCCGCGACGCCGTGTTTGGCAACTTGACGGAAAAGGGGCCCAACTACCGCAAT GTTGGATGGGTCGGAACCGTGGCACTCATGATGAAGACGCAGATTGGCCTGGGCGTCTTGTCGATACCGGCGACATTCGACACTCTGGGGCTCATCCCGGGCCTCATTTGCCTGCTCACCATCGCGGGCATTACGACGTGGTCGGACCACATTGTCGGCGTCTTCAAGCGGCGGCATCCAGAGGTGTATGGCATCGATGACGCTGGTGGCTTGATGTTTGGCCGCATCGGGCGGGAAGCTTTTGGCGCCGCCTTTTGCGTTT ATTGGATCTTTGTTGCCGGGTCAGGAATGCTGGGCATTTCCATCAGCCTCAACGCCATGTCGTCCCACGGCGCATGTACGGCCGTctttgtcgccgtcgccgccatcatcggcTTCATTCTCTCGAGCATCCGCACGCTAGGCCGCATCAGCTGGCTGGCATGGATAGGCCTCACCGGAATCCTTGTTTCAA TCGTGCTGGTGACCATCGCCGTGGGCGTTCAGGACCGTCCCGCGGCCGCGCCGCAGCAGGGCCCGTGGGTGTCGGGCTTTGAGCTATTCAAGACGCCGTCCTTTACTTCGGCCGTTTCGGCCATATCGTCCATTGTTTTTGCCTATGCGGGCACCCcggccttcttcgccatcgcGGCCGAGATGCGCGAGCCGCGCCACTACACGCGGTGTCTGCTCATCTGCCAGGCTGGGGTGACGGTGACATATGTATCgattggcgccgtcgtctaTTACTTTTGCGGCTCCTACGTTGCGTCTCCGGCGCTGGGTTCTGCCGGCGCAGTAGTCAAGAGGATCGCGTATGGCCTGGCCCTTCCGGGTCTTGTAGCAACAACTACCATTGTCATCCAC TTTCCGGCCAAGTATGCTTTTGTTCGTATCTTGCGCGGATCAAGGCATCTGACGGCAAACAACCTTGTTCACTGGGCGACTTGGCTCAGCTGCACCTTGGTCACCACAGTCATTGCCTACCTCATAGCCAGTGGCATCcccgtctttggcggcttggTCTCCCTCATCGGGGCCCTCCTCGGTACACTCATGTCTTTCCAGCCCATgggctgcatgtggttgTACGATAATTGGAGCAAGGGCAAACAAGATAGAACCGTCAAGTGGGTCTTGATGGTTATTTTCAGTGTCTTTGTAGTTGTATCAGGCACTTTTTTGATGATTACCGGTACTTATGGGTCAGTTGTCGGCATTATAGACTCGTACAAGAAGAGCGGAGGGTCTGGGGCGTGGACGTGTGCGGACAACTCCAACTCGGCATAA